Below is a genomic region from Magnetospirillum sp. 15-1.
CGGCGGCTGCCGGCCAGTCCCTTGGTGGCCGCCAGAACGATGCCGACGATCAGGGCGGCTTCCAGAACCTCGCGAAAAACAATGACGGCTGACGCCAGCATGGGGGCCTCGTGCTTTGACCTGGGGTCCGATGCCGTATCCATAGCACCGAACAATGCAAATGCGAGCGAATTGCATCTCTCACATACTTGAGATAGGGCATCGCGGGACAAATGTAAAGCGTTGAAAAAGGGCGGAGTCCGGGGGTGGTTAGGCAGTCCCGACGTGCTATATATGCATTATGGATTTACTGGGCGGGCGGGAACCCCTCGGGTAGAATCCTGGTGGAATGCGAGGGGGCAATGCCTTTGCTGCGTAAGATCGAAGTGACCACCGGTGTCTGGTGGATCGAGGCCCCCCAGGCCGGGGTTTCGGTGCTGTGCGGCTGTCCCGCCGACGCGGTGAAACACCTGATGAAGCGGGGACTGATCGTCTCCACCGAGATGAACGGCGTGCCGTTCGAGACCGGGCCCAACGTCATCCTGCTGTCGGATGCCATGGTCCAGAACGGCAGCTTTTCCAATCTGGCCGAGTTTCCCGTCCTGCAGATGCTCTATCGCCAGGGCATGATCTTGCCCGGCCATCCGGGCAATACCGGAATCAAGCCCATGCTGATCGGCAGCGCCGATCAGGTGCGCGCTCAGATGCAGTACATCTACCGCGGCAATTACGGGCTGGTGAACGAGGAGGAGATCGTCGAGGCCGGTGAGACTCCCGAGCGGGCGCGCGATCTGATGCGCATGAAGCTGCGCTTCGCCTTCGGCGCCATCCGCCATCCCGGCGACCTGCTGGACACCCTGGTGGTGGACAACGAGCCGGTGGAGATCCGCAACGGCGTCACTGTTCGCCGGATGATGTTCAACGTCTTCGAATTCTCCTACGAGGGCCAGACGGCGGTGGTGGACCTCAACCTGCCGCCGTTCGAGACCTATGAATCCCCGTATCCCCTGGGTTTCTACCGCCTGCGCCGCGAATATTTCGCGGTCATCCATTCGGGCGAAGGCGACGGCTGGGACATCAACCGTCCCTCCATGTCTTCCATCGTCATGTTTCAGGGCAAGGTCTATCTGGTGGATGCCGGTCCCAACATCCTCTACTCGCTCAACGCGCTGGGCATCGGCGTCAACGAGATCGAGGGCATCTTCCATACCCACTCGCATGACGACCATTTCGCCGGGCTGACCACGCTGATCCGCTCGGATCACAAGCTGAAATACTATTCGACCCCCCTGGTCCGCGCGTCGGTGGCCAAGAAGGTCTCCGCGCTGCTGTCCATCGAGGAGGCGGCGTTCTCCGACTATTTCGACGTCTGTCCGCTGGTGGAAGGCGAGTGGAACGCCATCGATGGGCTGGAGGTGATGCCGGTCTTCTCGCCCCATCCGGTGGAGACCACCATCTTTCACTTCCGCGCCATGTGGGAGGGGGGATATCGCACCTATTCCCATTTCGCCGACATCTGCCGCCTGTCGGTGCTGCAGAGCTTCGTTACCGACGATCCGGCGGCGCCCGGCATCAGCCAGGCCATGTACGACAAGGTGTCCGCCGACTATCTGGCCCCGGCCGACGTCAAGAAGATCGACGTGGGCGGCGGCATGATTCACGGTGACGCCTACGATTTCCGCGACGACATGTCGGGCAAGATCATCCTGGCCCATACGTCCCAGCGCAACACCCGCGCCCAGAAGGCCATCGGCTCCTCGGCGTCGTTCGGCACGGTGGACGTGCTGATCCCGTCCAACCACGACTTCATCTGGCCCTATGCCTTCGAGGCGCTGGACGCCTATTTCCCCGGTATTCCCCGCCACCAGATCCGGGTGCTGCTCAACAATCCGGTGGTGACGTTCAATCCCGGCACTATCCTGGTCAAGGAGCGCATGCCCAACGACCATATCTATCTGCTGCTGTCGGGCAGCGTCGAGATGATCCCCATCGAAATCGAGATGCGCTCGGTGCTGTCGGCCGGCGCGCTGATCGGCGAGCTGTCGGGGCTGTTCGGCACTCCGGCGTCGGAAACCTACCGCGCCGCCAGCTTCGTTCAGGCCCTGGCCATCCCCTGCTCGCTCTATCTGGAATTCGTGCGCTACAACAACGTGTTCTCGGGGGTGTCACGCCTGCTGGAACACCGCGAGTTCCTGCTGCGCACCTCGCTGTTCGGCGAGGTGGTGTCGTCCAAGTCGCTGAACCGCATCGCCCAGGGCATGGACCGGGAATCCTTCCCCGCCGATACGGTGATCGAGCCCGGCACCGGTCAGGTGGCCATGCTGAAATCGGGCAGTGCCGGCCGCTTCCTGGGCGAGCATATGTTCGAGACCCTGAAGCCCGGCGACTTCTTTGGCGAGGAGGTGGCCATCTTCGGCACGCCCAGCCTGTTGCGCGTCCGCTCGCTGGAGGGCTGCGAGGTCTATCTGGTGCCCGCCGAGACGCTGCGCGACATCCCCTCGGTACGCTGGAAGCTGTTCGAGGCCAGCACCAAGCGGACCCGCGCCATGGTCGAGGCCGGCGAGCACGCCCGCGTGCTGATCAAATGGCATGACGAGTATTCCGTGGGGGTGCAGCGCATCGATTCCCACCACAAGCGCCTGTTCGAGATCGGCAATTCCGTCCTCGACATGATGGAGCGCAAATCCACCGATACCGAGGTGGCCGAGACCATGGGCCTGCTCCGGGAATACGCCCGCTTCCACTTCGGCGAGGAGGAGGGACTGCTGATCCGCTACAAGTATCCCGAACTCAGCAGCCATCGCGCCCGCCACCAGCGTCTGTTGGAGCAGTTGACCGAGATGCAGGCGGCGGTGGCCGACGGGCGCGGCTATAACGAGGCCGAGGTGCTGACCTTCCTGCAGGAATGGATCGTCGGCCACACCCTGGCCGAGGACCGCAAATCGGCCGTCTACCTCAATTCCAAGGGCGTGTACTGACCTTCCGCACGGCTGTCCGGCTGAAATCGGCACACCGTCTTCGGTTGCGGGGGACACGGAAAAGACGGATAAACCACCAAGTCACCAAGGACACCAAGAGGGCGGAGCACGCGACAAGGCCGTATCTCTGTCGTCTTGGCCGGGCTTGTTTCGGCCGTGAGATGATAGGGGCAGAGCCCCAAAAAGATAGAAGCCGGCGGGAGTTGGGGAGCCCGCCGGCTTCATCTTGGGAGGGCCAAACCGAACAGTTGCTCCAACGAGGGCATGCCGGAGCGGCTCAGCTTGACTTCATTCAGAGTACGGCCTCAGCCTGACAAAAAGCTGTCGTTACTCCGCCGCCTTGATGGTTTTCGGATGATGGGCCTTGTGCAGGTCCAGCCGGTCCCATACGGCGCAGAACGAGTCCACCAGATGGGCCATCATGGCATCGTCGTGCAGCGGTGTCGGAGTGATGCGCAGTCGCTCGGTACCCACCGGGACGGTGGGGTAGTTGATGGGCTGCACATAGATGTCGAACTCATTGAGCAGTATGTCGCTGGCCTGCTTGCACAGGGCGGCGTTGCCCACCATCACCGGGATGATGTGGCTGACCGAGGGCAGGACCGGAATGCCGCGGGCGGCCAGCAGATGCTTGGCCGTGGCGGCGCGCTCCTGATGCCTGTCCCGAATCTCGGGATGGGCGCGGAGATAGCGGATGCTGGCCAGGGCGGCGGCGGCGGTGGCCGGCGGCATGGAGGACGAGAAGATGAAACCGGGGCCGAAGCTGCGCACGTAATCGACGCAGGAGGCCGAGGCGGCGATATAGCCGCCGACCACGCCGATGGCCTTGGCCAGGGTGCCCTGGATGATGGTGATGCGGTCGCGCACCCCGTCGCGCTCGGCGACGCCCGAACCTTCGGCGCCGTACATGCCGACGGCATGAACCTCGTCCAGATAGGTCATGGCGTTGTGGGCCTCGGCCACGTCGCAGAATTCGGCCAGGGGGGCGATGTCGCCGTCCATGGAATAGACCGATTCGAAGGCCACCAGCTTGGGCGTCTCCTTCGGATAGGCCGACAGCAACTGTTCCAGGTGTTCCGGGTCGTTGTGGCGGAACACGTGCTTGTCCGAGCGGCCGTGGCGGATGCCCTCGATCATGGAATTGTGGTTGAGCTCGTCTGAGAACACGACGCAGCCCGGAATGGTGGCGCCCAGGGTGGACAGCGCCGTCTGGTTGGCGACGTAGCCCGAGGTGAACAGCAGCGACGCTTCCTTGGCATTGAAGCTCGCCAGCTCCTCTTCCAGCAGCACGTGATAATGGTTGGTGCCGGAAATATTGCGGGTACCGCCGGCACCGGCGCCGCAGCGCTCCAGCGCCTCGTGGCCGGCGGCGATCACGTCGGGGTGCTGGCCCATGCCGAGATAATCGTTGGAGCACCACACCACCACTTCGCGCACTTCGCCGTCGCGATAGTTGAGGGCGATGGGGAAGCGGCCCTTCTGGCGTTCCAGATCGGCGAACACCCGGTAGCGCCCCTCGGACTTGAGGTCGGCGATCCGCTTGGTGAAGTAATGCTCGTAATCCATTCCTCTCCTCCCTCGCCCCGTCAGGCTCCGTGTCTTCCGGAGTCTCGAGGCGGTGCGCCGATCCTAGAGGATCAAAAAGCCCAGGCGCAAGTGTACAAGCTGTAATGCGTCTGGGGCTTTCGACTGAAGTATCACATAGTTATTCGCGTCCAAGCTCGCCATGAGCTTCGTCAAGCGCCGCCCCGAAGCGTCGCAGCAACTCTGTGATTTCCGCCTCGGAGATGACCAGGGGCGGGGCGAAGGCCACCGCGTCGCCCATGGCGCGCAGAATGACACCCTTATTCTGGGCCTTGGCCACCACCCGGGCGCCCACGGTCAGTTCGGGCGGGAAGGGGGCTCGGCTCCGCTTGTCGGCCACCAGTTCCAGGGCGCCGATCAGCCCGATTCCGCGCACCTCGCCCACCAGCGGATGGTCGCGGAAGGCCCGCAGGCCATCCTGCAGCACCGGACCGACCCGGCGGACATGGGACAGGATGTCGCGCTCGGCATAGATGTTGAGCGTCTCCACCGCCACGGCGGCCGAGACCGGGTGGCCGCCATAGGTGTAGCCGTGGCCGAACACACCGATGCGCCCGGATTCCTCGGCGACCGGAGCATAGACCCGCTCGTTGACCATCAGGGCCGAGATCGGGGCGTAGCCCGAGGACAGGCCCTTGGCCAGCGTCATCATGTCGGGGCGGATGTCGAAGGTCTCGGTGCCGAACATATTGCCGGTGCGCCCGAAGCCGCAGATCACCTCGTCGACCACCAGCAGTACGTCGTGGCGGTCCAGCACCGCCTGAATCTTTGGGAAATAGCCGGCGGGCGGCACGATGACGCCGCCGGCGCCCATCACCGGCTCGGCGAAGAAGGCGGCCACGGTCTCCGGCCCCTCGGCCAGGATCAGCGTCTCCAATTCCTCGGCCAGGCGGGTGGAGAAGTCCTCCTCGCTCTCGTTTTCCTTGGCGAAGCGGTAGTGATGGGGGCAGCCGGCCCTCAGCACGCCGGGGATGGGCAGGTCGAACGAACGCTGGTTGTTGACCAGACCGGTCAGCGAGGCGGTCGCCACGGTGACGCCGTGATAGGCCTTGTCGCGGGCGATGATCTTCTTCTTGTTCGGCAGGCCGAGTGCGTTGGAGCGGTAATGGATCAGCTTGATGGCCGTGTCGTTGGCCTCGGACCCCGATCCGGCCAGAAACACCTTGGACATGGGCACGGGGGCCATCTCCAGCAGGCGGGCGCACAACTCGACGCCGACATCGTGGGTCTTGTGGCTGAACAGATGATAAAAGGGAAGCTGGCGCATCTGACGGGCGGCGGCCTCCACCAGCCGCTCCTCGCCCCAGCCCAGCGAGGTGCACCACAGCCCGGCCAGTCCCTCGATGTAGTCCTTGCCGCTCTCGTCGAAGACCTTGACCCCTTGGCCGCGGGTGATGACCAGCGGTCCCACCTCGGGGTGGCGCTTCAGATTGGTGTAGGGGTGCAGGACCGAATCAACGTCTTTCTCGGCGATGGTTCGATTGCTGGCGCGCGCTTGCATGGGGCCTCCCGGATTTGAGCGGAAGGCGCAGCATGAACCGCCCCATCGGGGGGATCAAGCCTCAGGGCTTGGTATGCGACTTCATCTTATATGCGTAGACATAGAGGTCGTTGTCGCCGGGCTGGCCGCCGGGCCCCTTGGTGCGCCGCGTGGTGCGGAAGAACTCCGCCACCTCGTGGGCCTCGACCTCA
It encodes:
- a CDS encoding bacteriohemerythrin, giving the protein MPLLRKIEVTTGVWWIEAPQAGVSVLCGCPADAVKHLMKRGLIVSTEMNGVPFETGPNVILLSDAMVQNGSFSNLAEFPVLQMLYRQGMILPGHPGNTGIKPMLIGSADQVRAQMQYIYRGNYGLVNEEEIVEAGETPERARDLMRMKLRFAFGAIRHPGDLLDTLVVDNEPVEIRNGVTVRRMMFNVFEFSYEGQTAVVDLNLPPFETYESPYPLGFYRLRREYFAVIHSGEGDGWDINRPSMSSIVMFQGKVYLVDAGPNILYSLNALGIGVNEIEGIFHTHSHDDHFAGLTTLIRSDHKLKYYSTPLVRASVAKKVSALLSIEEAAFSDYFDVCPLVEGEWNAIDGLEVMPVFSPHPVETTIFHFRAMWEGGYRTYSHFADICRLSVLQSFVTDDPAAPGISQAMYDKVSADYLAPADVKKIDVGGGMIHGDAYDFRDDMSGKIILAHTSQRNTRAQKAIGSSASFGTVDVLIPSNHDFIWPYAFEALDAYFPGIPRHQIRVLLNNPVVTFNPGTILVKERMPNDHIYLLLSGSVEMIPIEIEMRSVLSAGALIGELSGLFGTPASETYRAASFVQALAIPCSLYLEFVRYNNVFSGVSRLLEHREFLLRTSLFGEVVSSKSLNRIAQGMDRESFPADTVIEPGTGQVAMLKSGSAGRFLGEHMFETLKPGDFFGEEVAIFGTPSLLRVRSLEGCEVYLVPAETLRDIPSVRWKLFEASTKRTRAMVEAGEHARVLIKWHDEYSVGVQRIDSHHKRLFEIGNSVLDMMERKSTDTEVAETMGLLREYARFHFGEEEGLLIRYKYPELSSHRARHQRLLEQLTEMQAAVADGRGYNEAEVLTFLQEWIVGHTLAEDRKSAVYLNSKGVY
- the hemA gene encoding 5-aminolevulinate synthase → MDYEHYFTKRIADLKSEGRYRVFADLERQKGRFPIALNYRDGEVREVVVWCSNDYLGMGQHPDVIAAGHEALERCGAGAGGTRNISGTNHYHVLLEEELASFNAKEASLLFTSGYVANQTALSTLGATIPGCVVFSDELNHNSMIEGIRHGRSDKHVFRHNDPEHLEQLLSAYPKETPKLVAFESVYSMDGDIAPLAEFCDVAEAHNAMTYLDEVHAVGMYGAEGSGVAERDGVRDRITIIQGTLAKAIGVVGGYIAASASCVDYVRSFGPGFIFSSSMPPATAAAALASIRYLRAHPEIRDRHQERAATAKHLLAARGIPVLPSVSHIIPVMVGNAALCKQASDILLNEFDIYVQPINYPTVPVGTERLRITPTPLHDDAMMAHLVDSFCAVWDRLDLHKAHHPKTIKAAE
- a CDS encoding aspartate aminotransferase family protein, which codes for MQARASNRTIAEKDVDSVLHPYTNLKRHPEVGPLVITRGQGVKVFDESGKDYIEGLAGLWCTSLGWGEERLVEAAARQMRQLPFYHLFSHKTHDVGVELCARLLEMAPVPMSKVFLAGSGSEANDTAIKLIHYRSNALGLPNKKKIIARDKAYHGVTVATASLTGLVNNQRSFDLPIPGVLRAGCPHHYRFAKENESEEDFSTRLAEELETLILAEGPETVAAFFAEPVMGAGGVIVPPAGYFPKIQAVLDRHDVLLVVDEVICGFGRTGNMFGTETFDIRPDMMTLAKGLSSGYAPISALMVNERVYAPVAEESGRIGVFGHGYTYGGHPVSAAVAVETLNIYAERDILSHVRRVGPVLQDGLRAFRDHPLVGEVRGIGLIGALELVADKRSRAPFPPELTVGARVVAKAQNKGVILRAMGDAVAFAPPLVISEAEITELLRRFGAALDEAHGELGRE